In a single window of the Gossypium hirsutum isolate 1008001.06 chromosome A13, Gossypium_hirsutum_v2.1, whole genome shotgun sequence genome:
- the LOC107893266 gene encoding phytochrome A, producing MSSSRHSHSSNNPGRSRHGARIIAQTTVDAKFHADFEESGSSFDYSSTVRVIGDQQPRSDNVTTAYLHNIQKGKFIQPFGCLLALDEKTYKVIAYSENAPEMLTMVSHAVPSVGDHPVLGIGTDIRTIFTAPSSSALLKALGIGEVSLLNPILVHCKTSGKPFYAIIHRVTGGLIIDFEPVKPSEVPMTAAGALQSYKLAAKAITRLQSLPSGSMERLCDTMVQEVFELTGYDRVMTYKFHDDDHGEVVSEITKPGLEPYLGLHYPATDIPQAARFLFMKNKVRMIVDCRAKHVQVFQDDKLPMDLTLCGSTLRAPHSCHLQYMENMNSIASLVMAVIVNDGDEEGDGTNSEQPQQKRKRLWGLVVCHNTTPRFVPFPLRYACEFLAQVFAVHVNKELELESQIVEKNILRTQTLLCDMLMRDAPVGIVSQSPNIMDLVKCDGAALLYKNKIWKLGATPSDFQLNEIALWLSEYHMDSTGLSTDSLYDAGFPGALALGDVVCGMAAVRITPKDMLFWFRSPTAAEIRWGGAKHEPGVKDDDRKMHPRSSFKAFLEVVKTRSFPWKDYEMDAIHSLQLILRNAFKDVETTDTNTNAIYSKLGDLRLEGMQELEAVTSEMVRLIETATVPILAVDVDGLVNGWNMKIAELTGLSVDNAIGKHLLTLVEDSSSETVQKMLFMALQGKEEKNIQFEIKTHGSRTEAGPISLIVNACVNRDLQESVVGVCFVAQDVTVQKIVMDKFTKIEGDYKAIVHNPNPLIPPIFGMDEFGWCSEWNPAMTKLTCWNRDEVVDKMLLGEVFGTNTACCRLKNQESFVNLSVVLNNAVTGNEPEKVPFGFFARSGKYVECLLCVNKKLDMEGGAVSGVFCFLQLPSHELQQALHIQKLSEQTAVKRLKALAYLKTQIRNPLSGIIFSRKMMEDTELRPEQKRLLQTSSMCQRQLSKILDDSDLSSIIDGYLDLEMIEFTLNDVLIASISQVMMKSTGKGIRILNETAEEVMEETLYGDGVRLQQVLADFLLVSVNFAPKGGQLRVVASVTKDQLGRSVHLARLHLRITHVGGGIPEALLNQMFETDGDATEEGISLLISRKLVKLMNGDIQYLREAGRSTFIITIELAAANMSRN from the exons ATGTCATCATCAAGGCATAGCCATTCATCAAACAACCCAGGAAGATCCAGGCATGGTGCTCGGATTATTGCTCAAACCACTGTAGATGCAAAATTTCATGCAGATTTCGAGGAGTCAGGCAGCTCGTTTGATTATTCGAGTACAGTGCGTGTAATTGGAGATCAGCAACCAAGGTCGGACAATGTTACCACGGCGTATCTCCATAACATTCAGAAAGGCAAGTTTATCCAGCCCTTTGGGTGCTTGTTAGCTTTAGATGAGAAAACTTACAAGGTCATAGCATACAGTGAGAATGCCCCTGAGATGTTGACCATGGTTAGCCATGCTGTCCCAAGTGTTGGGGACCATCCGGTTCTCGGCATTGGAACCGACATAAGAACCATTTTCACCGCCCCTAGTTCATCTGCATTGCTAAAGGCCTTAGGAATTGGGGAGGTTTCTCTTTTGAATCCAATCTTGGTTCATTGCAAGACTTCTGGGAAACCCTTTTATGCGATAATCCATCGGGTAACTGGGGGCTTGATCATTGATTTTGAGCCTGTCAAGCCCTCTGAAGTTCCCATGACTGCAGCTGGAGCTTTGCAATCATACAAGCTTGCAGCAAAGGCGATCACACGGTTGCAGTCACTGCCTAGTGGGAGCATGGAAAGGCTTTGTGATACAATGGTGCAGGAGGTTTTTGAACTCACTGGTTATGACAGAGTGATGACATATAAATTCCATGATGATGATCATGGGGAAGTGGTATCTGAGATAACAAAGCCAGGTTTGGAGCCTTATTTAGGTTTGCATTATCCAGCCACTGATATTCCCCAAGCTGCTCGATTTTTGTTTATGAAGAATAAAGTCCGTATGATCGTTGATTGTCGAGCAAAACATGTGCAAGTATTTCAAGATGATAAGCTTCCTATGGACCTAACCTTGTGTGGTTCAACCCTGAGGGCTCCCCATAGCTGCCATTTACAGTACATGGAGAACATGAATTCCATTGCTTCTCTGGTTATGGCTGTCATCGTCAATGATGGAGATGAAGAAGGTGATGGGACTAACTCCGAGCAGCCACAACAAAAGAGAAAGAGATTATGGGGTCTGGTAGTATGCCATAACACCACTCCTAGGTTTGTTCCATTCCCCCTCAGGTATGCCTGTGAGTTTCTAGCTCAAGTTTTCGCTGTCCATGTCAATAAAGAGTTGGAGCTTGAAAGTCAAATCGTCGAGAAGAACATCCTGCGAACACAGACCCTTTTGTGTGATATGCTTATGAGGGATGCACCAGTGGGGATTGTATCACAGAGTCCAAATATAATGGATTTGGTGAAATGTGATGGAGCTGCCTTATTATACAAGAACAAGATTTGGAAACTAGGTGCAACTCCAAGTGATTTCCAACTGAATGAGATAGCCTTGTGGCTTTCAGAATATCATATGGATTCCACTGGTCTGAGCACTGATAGCTTGTATGATGCGGGGTTTCCAGGGGCTCTGGCTCTTGGTGATGTAGTATGTGGAATGGCAGCGGTGAGGATAACCCCCAAAGACATGCTTTTCTGGTTTCGGTCCCCTACGGCAGCCGAAATTCGATGGGGTGGTGCAAAGCATGAACCTGGTGTGAAGGATGATGATCGAAAGATGCACCCGAGGTCATCATTCAAGGCTTTCCTTGAAGTTGTCAAGACAAGGAGTTTTCCATGGAAGGACTATGAAATGGATGCCATCCATTCTTTGCAGCTTATTCTAAGGAATGCGTTCAAAGACGTTGAGACTACGGATACAAACACCAATGCCATATATTCGAAGCTCGGTGACCTCAGACTAGAAGGGATGCAAGAGCTGGAGGCAGTGACAAGTGAGATGGTTCGTTTGATTGAAACGGCTACCGTGCCAATTCTGGCAGTTGATGTTGATGGCCTGGTTAATGGTTGGAATATGAAAATTGCAGAGTTGACTGGCCTTTCTGTTGATAATGCAATTGGAAAGCATTTACTCACACTTGTTGAAGATTCTTCATCTGAAACAGTCCAGAAAATGTTGTTCATGGCACTGCAGG GCAAAGAAGAGAAGAACATCCAGTTTGAGATCAAAACTCATGGGTCAAGGACTGAGGCTGGTCCCATTAGCTTAATTGTCAATGCTTGTGTAAACAGGGATCTCCAAGAAAGTGTTGTGGGGGTATGTTTTGTAGCACAAGATGTAACAGTTCAGAAGATTGTCATGGACAAATTCACCAAGATCGAAGGGGATTACAAAGCAATAGTACACAATCCAAACCCACTGATCCCTCCAATATTTGGCATGGATGAATTTGGGTGGTGTTCTGAGTGGAATCCGGCAATGACAAAGTTAACCTGTTGGAACCGAGATGAAGTGGTGGATAAAATGCTGTTGGGGGAGGTTTTCGGAACCAACACCGCATGCTGTCGTCTGAAGAACCAAGAATCCTTTGTCAACCTTAGTGTTGTTCTTAACAATGCAGTGACTGGTAATGAACCTGAGAAGGTTCCTTTCGGTTTCTTTGCTCGCAGTGGGAAGTATGTTGAATGCTTGTTATGCGTGAACAAGAAGTTGGACATGGAAGGTGGTGCTGTGAGTGGTGTGTTTTGTTTCTTGCAGCTTCCAAGCCATGAACTGCAACAAGCACTTCATATCCAGAAATTATCAGAACAAACCGCCGTGAAAAGATTGAAAGCTTTAGCTTATTTGAAAACTCAGATACGTAACCCCCTGTCTGGAATTATATTTTCTAGGAAAATGATGGAAGACACAGAGTTGAGACCTGAACAAAAACGCCTTCTTCAAACTAGTTCCATGTGCCAGCGCCAGCTTAGCAAGATACTTGATGATTCAGACCTTAGCAGCATCATTGATGG TTACTTGGATCTTGAAATGATTGAATTCACCTTGAATGATGTACTGATTGCTTCTATCAGTCAAGTGATGATGAAGAGCACTGGGAAAGGCATCCGAATACTGAATGAGACAGCAGAAGAAGTCATGGAGGAGACCTTGTATGGAGATGGCGTTAGACTTCAACAAGTCTTAGCTGATTTCTTGTTGGTATCAGTTAATTTTGCACCAAAGGGAGGCCAACTTAGAGTTGTAGCTAGCGTAACCAAAGATCAACTAGGACGGTCCGTTCATCTTGCACGTTTGCACCTCAG GATAACACATGTAGGAGGTGGAATACCTGAAGCATTGCTGAACCAAATGTTTGAAACTGATGGAGATGCAACAGAGGAAGGTATCAGTCTGCTAATCAGTCGAAAATTGGTGAAACTCATGAATGGTGATATCCAGTATTTAAGAGAAGCTGGCAGGTCTACTTTCATCATCACCATTGAACTTGCTGCAGCAAATATGTCCAGAAACTAA
- the LOC107893270 gene encoding sugar transporter ERD6-like 1 — MNFIININSTEGNKKMVEEGTDEGPTNEPLIVSSYNGDGLTSRKSSPITPSLVLGVTVAANASFTCGYSGRYSAPAESGIIDELGLTVAECSVFGSIITIEEWQVQ; from the exons ATGAATTTTATCATAAACATCAACAGTACTGAAG GAAACAAGAAAATGGTGGAAGAAGGCACAGATGAGGGGCCGACAAATGAACCATTGATTGTCAGTAGCTACAATGGCGATGGCTTAACATCAAGAAAGTCCTCTCCCATAACACCCTCTCTTGTTCTTGGCGTCACTGTCGCAGCCAATGCTTCTTTTACTTGTGGCTACTCT GGTAGATATTCAGCACCAGCAGAGTCTGGAATCATAGATGAGTTGGGTCTCACTGTGGCTGAG TGCTCAGTCTTTGGATCCATAATAACAATAGAGGAATGGCAGGTGCAATAG
- the LOC107893268 gene encoding AP2/ERF and B3 domain-containing transcription factor At1g50680, which translates to MEEEIPSVISSGGANTNSDVSDSISTTHQANKRRRCGGKGNSSQFKGVMRQKNGQWGAQLYTNHTRIWLGTFKTEIDAAVAYDSAAIKFRPGDTHRNFPWNEITIEEPKFLSHYSAEAALSMIRDGSYQYKFMDFIKARSRSIKPNIALNSMGTNSNEGLICKQLFQKELTPSDVGKLNRLVIPRKYAVKYFPPVSWTEKENADIGDRKTNDVELVFYDKFMRIWKFRYCYWNSSQSFVFTRGWNRFLKEKELKANDVVSFFICECRKENEVRRFCMIDANKSGNGGTFMAVNTVHVGIEVDLQLRLGHYYPIGDEKHVQEEQGSMAAAKQKQDDKTEGFKLFGMQIN; encoded by the coding sequence ATGGAAGAAGAGATACCGAGTGTGATATCAAGTGGTGGAGCAAATACAAATTCGGATGTTTCAGATTCGATTAGCACCACTCATCAAGCAAACAAACGCCGAAGGTGCGGCGGTAAAGGCAATTCGTCGCAATTCAAAGGCGTAATGCGACAGAAAAATGGACAATGGGGAGCTCAATTATACACTAATCATACCCGAATTTGGCTAGGGACTTTCAAAACTGAGATAGATGCAGCTGTGGCCTACGATAGTGCAGCGATCAAGTTCCGCCCCGGAGACACTCATCGGAACTTTCCATGGAACGAAATCACAATTGAGGAGCCCAAGTTTCTGAGCCATTACAGTGCAGAAGCTGCCCTTAGCATGATAAGAGACGGTTCTTACCAATACAAGTTCATGGATTTTATTAAGGCTCGCTCTAGAAGTATAAAACCCAACATTGCTCTCAACTCAATGGGGACTAATAGCAATGAAGGGCTAATTTGCAAACAATTGTTCCAAAAGGAGCTAACACCAAGTGATGTTGGTAAGTTGAATAGGCTTGTCATCCCCAGAAAATATGCTGTCAAATATTTTCCGCCGGTTTCCTGGACTGAAAAGGAGAATGCCGATATTGGCGATCGCAAAACAAACGATGTTGAGTTGGTTTTCTACGACAAGTTTATGAGGATATGGAAGTTTCGTTATTGCTATTGGAATAGCAGCCAAAGCTTTGTTTTCACCAGGGGCTGGAACCGGTTTCTGAAGGAAAAAGAGTTGAAGGCCAACGATGTGGTTTCGTTCTTCATATGTGAATGCCGGAAGGAGAACGAAGTCCGAAGGTTCTGCATGATTGATGCCAACAAATCCGGGAACGGTGGCACGTTCATGGCGGTAAACACCGTTCATGTTGGAATAGAAGTTGATTTGCAGCTTCGGTTGGGACATTATTACCCCATTGGTGATGAAAAACATGTCCAAGAAGAGCAAGGATCAATGGCGGCAGCGAAGCAGAAACAAGACGACAAGACCGAGGGTTTCAAACTCTTTGGTATGCAAATTAACTGA
- the LOC107893269 gene encoding uncharacterized protein: protein MALLLSSSLHPPTSPLNPKLNSLSTPLSNAVITKRQLIINTTTSFSIIFGAQQNPVPQCLAQPSNPSKPSALNIANTKAWFQFYGDGFAIRVPPEFEDIMEPEDFNAGASLYGDKAKPRPFAARFASTDGSEVLSVVIRPTNQLKITFLEAQEITDLGSIKDAAKIFVPGGATLYNARTIKIKEDEGFKTYYFYEFGRDEQHIAIMATVNGGKAIIAGTTAPQSKWDDDGVKLRSAAISLTVL, encoded by the exons ATGGCCCTTCTTCTCTCCTCCTCCCTACACCCTCCAACCTCTCCTTTAAACCCCAAACTCAACTCTCTTAGCACTCCACTTTCGAACGCTGTTATTACCAAGAGACAGCTTATCATTAATACAACTACTTCCTTCTCCATCATTTTTGGGGCACAACAAAACCCAGTTCCACAATGTTTAGCTCAACCTTCTAATCCTTCCAAACCGTCGGCTTTGAACATCGCAAACACCAAAGCTTGGTTCCAGTTCTATGGTGATGGTTTTGCCATCAGGGTTCCTCCTGAGTTTGAAGACATCATGGAGCCTGAG GATTTCAATGCTGGAGCTTCCCTGTATGGGGACAAGGCAAAGCCGAGGCCTTTTGCGGCACGATTTGCTTCAACCGATGG ATCCGAGGTTTTGAGCGTTGTCATTCGCCCGACCAATCAACTCAAAATCACCTTCCTAGAG GCCCAAGAGATTACAGATTTAGGTTCCATAAAGGACGCAGCTAAAATCTTTGTACCAG GTGGAGCAACACTTTATAATGCCAGAACCATAAAGATAAAGGAAGATGAAGGTTTCAA GACTTACTATTTCTATGAATTTGGAAGAGATGAGCAGCACATCGCGATAATGGCCACCGTTAATGGTGGAAAG GCCATCATTGCTGGTACAACTGCTCCACAATCGAAGTGGGATGATGATGGAGTGAAGCTTCGATCTGCAGCAATCTCATTGACAGTTCTGTAG